The Solanum pennellii chromosome 11, SPENNV200 genome contains a region encoding:
- the LOC107003667 gene encoding uncharacterized protein LOC107003667, with translation MVVYMMSMISFFIVGLSHQSSKEGKTTMLIRDMDIARLIIHVQEVEEDELKDKEGFTNKRTKTLGNDFMHQKSSTKWSSFKQKHKGPSLPSTTTLIPKTKNIYCEKGFIGCFKRGHSNHFLRECPDNKQGSGNQSNKVQSSSGSPPDRASPRGENSDTSGGTNH, from the exons ATGGTTGTTTACATGATGAGCATGATTAGTTTTTTTATCGTTGGGTTGTCTCATCAGTCGAGCAAGGAAGGCAAGACAACAATGTTGATAAGGGATATGGACATAGCAAGGCTAATAATCCATGTACAAGAAGTTGAGGAGGATGAGCTGAAAGATAAAGAAGGGTTTACGAATAAAAGGACTAAGACATTAGGCAATGATTTCATGCATCAAAAGAGTAGTACGAAGTGGTCTTCTTTCAAACAGAAACATAAGGGACCTAGCCTGCCATCTACTACTACACTTATACCTAAAACCAAAA ATATTTATTGTGAGAAAGGATTTATTGGTTGTTTCAAGAGGGGTCATAGTAATCATTTTCTGAGGGAGTGTCCTGATAACAAGCAAGGTAGTGGAAATCAGAGCAATAAGGTCCAATCTTCTTCAGGTTCTCCACCAGACAGGGCTTCACCTAGAGGGGAAAATTCCGATACTAGCGGAGGAACAAACCACTAG